The stretch of DNA GGCACCCACAACGTCAAGCCCTGGCCCTGGCGAAACGCGCTCAGGGCCTGGCGTGTGCAACGCACCACGCGGTCGGTGTCGTCCAGTTCGCCGAGTACTTCACGCACGATGCCCAGGGCCAGGTCCGCCAGCGACGCCTCAAGCCCGGCCAGGTAATGCTGGACCTGGGCCTGGGTTTCCAGCAGCAACTGTGCAACCTGTTCGGCACCTTCGCGGCGCGCACTTTCAAAACCCTCGGCGCGGGCGGTGTGCAGCCATTGGTCGCTGTCGGCCTTGATCTGCTCGGCGTGCGCCCTGGCGGCTTGCACAAAGGCAAAGCCATCGGTCCATAACGCCGCTTCATCGGCGCGCAAAATCCGCGCGGCTGGACGGCTGGGTAATTCACTCATGGGCAAGCTCCTCGGCGAGTAACCGGGCGGCGACGGTCTGGACGATCTCCAGGTCGCGGGGCAAGCGCCCGCTGTAGCCCTTGGGTGCGACAAACCGCAGGGGCAGCCAGCCTTGCAACTCGGCAGGCTGGGCTTGCAGCCAGGCGGCGACACAGGTGAGGCCATCGCGGTCGATGGCGTCGATCAACTCGGCGGGCTCGCGCAGCAGGTCGGCCGCGCCGCCCAACTGCCGGTGCGCGAGGGCCAGGGCAAAGGCTTCCTGGCCAAGGCCCTCGCGCAATTCATTCACCACTTCGCGGCGGATCTCCCGGCTCAGGGTCGAGCCATGCCAGATCGCACCACACAGCCTGGGCAGACGCGCAAATTGCGCCGGGCTCAGCAGCAGCACCGGCAAATCAGCGGCGGGCGGCGTGACCAGATGCGCCAGCGGCGCCAGCTGATAATGGCTGGCCAGCAGTTGCTCCAGCCGCGAGCGAAAACGCGGCTGCCCATGCAGGGCTTGCAGCACCTCGACCGGCAGGCCTTCGCCAAAACACTCGCCAAGGCTTTGCTCGCGCACAAACTGCAACGGCTGGGCGATCAGCCCCTGCCAACGCTCAACCAGGCTCATTCACCCTCCTTGAGCACATACAACGCCTGGGCCTGGCGCCGCGCCCATTGCTGGCGGGCCAACACACCACCCGCGCCGAGGGCGAGCAGCAGCAAGCCACCGAACAGCAACCGCGCCTGGTTGAGGTTGTCTTCCAACAGCCACAGGCCCATGAAACGCGCGAGTCGCGGTTGCGCCGGGTTCTGGCTGATGGACACCGCGGCCTTGATCGCGGTCACCGACACACCGTCATAGCTCAGGCCGGAAATGCCGTTGGCAACCAGGGTCTTGATCTGCGGAATCAGCGTGTTGATGTCGGTGCCCGGGTCGTAGCGCACCAGCACCGAGGCCGACGACGGCGAAATCACCCGCTTGAGCAGGTCATTGTCCGGCAGCACCACGTGCACCCGCGCCGAGACGATGCCGTCGATCTGCGACACCGAGTGAGACAGTTCTTCGCTCAAGGCATAGATCATCTGCGCCCGCTCCTGCACCGGCGACGACACCAGGCCATTGCCCTTGAACACCTCGCCCATGTTGGAAAAGCTCTGCTGCGGCAGGCCGGCGTTGTCCAGCAGGGTCATGGCCTCGGCGAAGCGCTGTTCGTCGACCACCACTTTCAACTGGCCGTTGTCCTGCACCTTGCGCGTCGCCGGTATGCCGTCGCGCAGCAGCACCGCGACCATGGCGTTGGCGTCGCGCTCGCTGAGGTTGGTGTAGAGGTCCATGTCGCAGGCCTGCAAGAGGCTGGCGAGCACGCCGATCAGCAGCAGGCGCAGGGCACGATTCGGGCTTGGCATGGCGTTATTGACCCTTGAGCAGCGTGTTGGCGGAACCGGAAATCTGCGTCGCACCGCGCACCACCATCTGGGTTTCGATGGAGTAGTCGAACATCTTGCCCAGTGAATGGACGATCTGGTCGACCTGCTGCTCGGCGACTTTCTTGCCCGGTTCTGCGGTGGGCGAGGCACCCGAGGTGCGGATATCCGCAGCGGCCACTTGCGGCGGCGCCGAGGGGTTATTGGTGAGCAAATCGGCGCGCTCGGAAAAGGTCCGGGAGCGGTCGATAAAACTGTTCAGGCGCTCCATCAGCCCCGAGCCGATCTGATGGGGGCTGGCGCCCTCGGGCATGCCCTTGGCCGTATTGGCCATGTGCTCGAACAGATTCTGCGAGGCCCCGGCGGGCCCCGCGCCGGCGGACGGCGGCAAGGCCGTGGCGCTGGCAGCGAGACTGATGGTCATGGGTGCGCCCTACTCTTCGTCGTCATCGGACATGGCGTCATTCAGCATTTCCTGGGCCTTGGGCATGATGATGAATTGGCCGCCGATGGTGACTGCCTGAGTGATCAGGGCATCGGTGAATTCGGCGTCGGTCATCTCCGGTTTATCGGCGCTCTTGGCGTTGTCCACCGCGGCGTTGAACTTGGCTTCAGGGCTGGCGCCACCGGGGGCGAGGTTGCTGTCTACGGCGGTTACGGACATGGTCATGCTCCTTTACTGGGGTTGGGGTGAATCAAGGGGTTTCGGTGCTCACCTGGGCGCCGCGAAACACCCGCACGCCGTGCTCGCGCGCCACCACCGGCGCGGCGGCCTTGGGCTGCAGGTGATCCACATGCTGCTGGACCAGCGCCAGGTACGGCGGCGGCCCGGAGACGAAGACTTCATCGCCCTCGGGGCCGTTACGCATCGATAACTGCTGGCCGAACACATCGAGGTTGTTCAGATAGGCCTGCAACTGATCCAGGTTCAGGGCGTTGGCCTTGAACAGCCGGGTGGTGATTTCATCGCTGGCATTGAGGTACAGCAGGTTGCCGTCGAAATACCAGGTCAGGCCATTGGTGCTGCACAGCGTCTGCAAAAACTCCCCGGCGGTGGCTGCACGCACGGTGCTGCGGGCCTTGCCGCGGACCTTGTCGGAGAGCACCAGCGGGATATCGAGGTTGTGGCCGAACTCTTCGAGGGCGGCGCGCACGTCCTGGTCCACCAGCACATAGGCGTAGGGTTTGGCGAACCATTCGGGTTCTTCGTCGGCGTGGGCGATCGAGGCACCCAACAGCACCGACAGACATAGGAGCGCCATGGAAAATATGCTTACATGACGTCCGCCTTCGCCCAACGAGTTGTGACGATGACCAAACACTTTTTGCTTGCCGGCAGCCTGTTGCTGGCTGCCTGTTCCAATACTGCGCCGAGCGATTCCGACCGCTCGCTGAAGCTGGCCGACGACCTGAACAAACGCGGCGACTACGCCAGCGCGGCGGCGCTGTACGAACGTGCGGCCCAGCAACCGGGCGCAAGCATCGACTTGTGGCTCAAACTCGGCCAGGCACGGCTCGACGGCAACGACGCGGTCGGTGCCGAGCGCGCCTTCCAACAGGCCCTCGGCCTTCAAGCCCACAACGCCGACGCCCTGCTGGGACTGGGCACCGCGCAACTGCGCCTTGGCAAAAGCCAACGCGCCGTGACCGCCCTGGGCCAGGCCGCCGAGGCCAGCCAGTCGCCGGTCGCCTACACCCGACTGGGCATTGCCCAGGTGTTGAACGGCCAGGCGGTCGCGGCACAAACCGCGTTCGCCAAAAGCCTGGGCCTGCAACCCGACGACCTCGACAGCCGCTGCAACCTGGCCCTGGCCTACGCCCTTGGCGGCCAGGCGCAGCAGGCCTTGGACACCATCGCCCCCGTCACCCAATCGCCCCGCGCGTTGCCACGGCATCAGCGTAATGAGTTGTTGGTGCTGGTGTTGGCGGGTTACGAACAACGGGTGGCCAGCTTGCCGCTGGACGATATACCGGCGGCTGAGCGCGCACGCCTGATCACGGAAGCCAACCGCATCAAAGCCATCAGCAATCCGATTGCGCAAGCGCGGGAATTGGGGCTGGTGGATACGCACTAAATCCAACTGCTTTTGATCTTGCTGTTGCCCTGCTTTTGACGTTGCTTTTGATCTATCAGGCCCCGTTAAACCACGCTGGCCGAACGCAGGCTTTGGAGCGTGGGTAACCCGGCAGGACGCCGGGTTAGCCGCGCTGGGCCAGGGATGGCCCATCGCGGCGGCCCACGCTCCAAAGCCGGAGTGAGGGCACACCGAGCCTGAGCGAGGTGCCGAGTGGTGGGGCAAAGACCTTTTGGTTACTTTTGGGGCGTTTGCCAAAAGTGACCCGCTGTAAGAGCGGAACCCTAAGTGGCCGTTACCGCAGGAATGGATATGTACGCGGTAAGCTTCAAGATCCGGGTCGCCTATCAGTCCGCTTTCGCGAGCAAGCCCGCTCCCACATTTGGATGGTGGTGTGGCAGATGGATCTGCTGGGCCTGGAATACCGCTATCGCAGGCAAGCCAGCTCCCACAGAGGACATGTGAACGCAGGTTCATTGCTCCGCTCCCGGAGCGCCCGCCTTGGCCTCTTGCTGAGCCTGACGCCGCTGCAACTGCTCCCGATCAAACCCCTCGATATACACCTGCGCCGCCCGCCCAACCGGCGCCGCCATCGCTGGCCCGGTGGCCCGCCCCTGATTCAAATCCTGGCGCTGCTCCACCATCTGCATCAAATTCAGATTATTGGCGCAGCCTAACGGCAAGGTCGCCTTGAAATCCTCGTCCAGTCCAATCTCGTCCTTGGCCGGCGGCTGCTGGCACTGGCTTGGCACCCCGTCCGCCTGATACTGCGGCGAGTAATACACCGGCGCCAGATGCGTCTTGCAGCCCACCACCAACAGGGGCAAACACATCAACAAACGCGAAACTTTCATGCCATGCCCCCTCATCAATTCATGTAGAAACCAAACGCCCCACCACTGCGCGGCCCCGCCGCTGCGGCGGTCGCAGGCTGCGCATCCAGCGGCGTGGCCAGGGTGCGACTGCGCACCGGCTCCACCAGGTACGGCGTAATCAAAATCACCAATTCGGTTTCATTGCGCTGAAAACGCTTGGAGCGAAACAGGTTGCCCAGGATCGGCAAGTCCCCCAGCAACGGCAGCTTCTCGATGTCCTGGCTGCTCTCACGCTGGAACAAACCGGCAATCGCAAACGTCTGCCCGCTGCCCACTTCCACCCGCGTATCGGCGCGGCGCACACTGAACGACGGCACATGGAAATTGCCGAAATCCACCGTGCCGCCACTCACCACACTGCTGACCTCAGGGCGCACTTGCAGGGCGATCCGGCCGTTGGGCAGCAGCGTCGGGTTGAACAACAGCGACACGCCGAACGACTTGTATTCGATCCCCACCAGGTCCCGATTCACCGGCACCGGGATCGCCACTTCGCCGCCCGCCAGGAAGCTCGCGGTTTGCCCGGTCATGGCGGTGATGTTCGGCTCGGCCAGGATTTGCAGGATCCCGTTGGCCTGCAACGCGTCGAGCATGCCGTCGATATTGGTATTGCCCGAACCGCTGCCCGCTGCCGCCAGGCCACCGGCGGTGGCGGCGGCCAGCGGTCCGCCGGTGATCAGGCCAAAGGAGAACGTGCCGTTGCTGAACATGGCGTTCCAGTTAACCCCGTAATGCAGCAGTTCCGAGCGGGACACTTCAGCAAAGCGCACACGCAAGTTGACCTGGGCGGCACCGGCGTACTCAGTGGTGTTGACCGCGCTCTGGAAGCCCTGGCCCTGTGGGTTGAGCAAGGCATTCAAATCCGTCGCTTCTCCAACCGAACGCACCGTGCCCTTGGCGATCAATCGGTTACCGGCACCGCTGATCTGCGCGCCATTGCCGGGATGCAATTCCTGCATCGGCGCGGTCACTGCCTGGGTCGCGCTGCTGACCGCCAGGCTCAGGCTGGCAAGCTGTTTGCCGTCGCTGCCGAGGGCAATCAGGCTGGTATTGCCCGGCGCCTTGCCGAAGATATAGATCACCCCGGGCGACACCACTTGCAGGTCGGCAATCCCCGGCTCGGCCACCAGTACCGACTCCACCGGGGCCACAAAATGCAGGATCCGGCCTTCACCGGAGGCCAGGTTGATAGACCCCTGGGCACCGTTGGCGATGTCCTGGGCACTGCAGAAAAACGAGGTCAACGTCAGCAACAGCAGACAAAAACGGATCATGAGGCAGACGCCAGGGAAGTGACGGAAGCCGCGGCAGGTGCACGGCGGTTGGAGATATCGGTAAGGCTGATGGTCACCAGCGCTTGCAGGTTGTATTCGGTGGCCAGTTCGCGAAACGACAACACCGCCAGCTCCAGTTCACCGCGCAGCACCAGGCGCCGCAGGCTGCGGCGCAGTTCCGGGTGCACCAGCAATACCGCACTGTTGGCTTCAGTGGTTTTGTCGCAGGCCTGGCGCAGTTGGGCGAGCAACGCGCGGTTGACTTCCTCGGGGATCACTTCACGGCTGGGCTCCTGGCGACGCAGGGACGCACGCAACTGGTCTTCCAATCCCGGCGCCAGCACCAGGGCGCCAATCACCCGATTGCGGTCGGCGTACTGATGGCTGATCTGCCGCGCCAACCCTGCACGCAGGTGTTCGGCCAGGCGGCCGGCATCGGTTTCCCGGGCGCCCCACTCCACCATGGCTTCGAGCAAGGCCCGCTGATTGCGGATCGACACGCCCTCTCCCACCAGCAGGCGCAGGGTCTCGGCCACCCGCTGCAACGGCACCAGGCGCAGGGCTTCCTTGACCAGTTCGCCGTAGGTGGCTTCGGTGCGTTCGAGCAGCAGGCGGGTTTCCTGGATGCCGAGGAAGTCCGCGGCATAGCGGCGCAGGCTGCGTTCCAGCACGCCACGCAGGACTTCGTCCGGCAGCAGGAAACCGATGCCGGCGTTGCGCAGTGCGTCTTCGTGCTGACGCTCGATCCAGTGCGCGGCACGGCCGTTGAGGGGCGAATCGGCTTGCAGGGTGGCGATGTCCAGCAACTGCACATGCACTGGATCGTCCTGCAACAGCAGGCAGTTGATCGGCATCTCGCCTTCGCTGACGGGTACGCCTTCCAGTGACACGCGGTAGCTGCCCGGCGTGGCCTTGGCGTCCATGTGAATGCCCGGCACCGGCATATCGACGCCGAGGTCGCTGCGAATGTCGTGACACAGCGCTTCGATGCGTTGGCTCAGTAGTTGGCGCGGGGCGCTGAGGGCCAACGCACTGCCGAGGGTCAGCAATACCCGAGTGTCGGGGGCCACGCCATAATCCTGCTCGGCCTGCACTTCAACCACCGGTTCCAGGGTCTCGACCAGCGCTTCAGGCTCTACCTGGTTTTCACGGGTATGACGGCGGTACATCACGAAGGCCGCACCACCGAACACCAGCGACAACCCGAGGAACACCCAGGTCGGAAAGCCCGGTATCACGCTGACGCCGACCATGATCAGTGCGGTCAAACCGAGGGCGCGGTAGCTGGCACCCAACTGCTTGAGAATCTCGCTGCCGAGGTCACCCGCTTCGCCGTCGCTGTTGACCCGCGTGACCACGGTGCCCGCCGCTACCGAGATAAGCAGCGCCGGGATCTGTGCGATCAAACCGTCGCCCACGGTCAGCAGCGAATAGGTGTGCACCGCCGCGCCGAAGGCCATGTCGCGCTCGATCATGCCGATCAGCATGCCGCCCAGCAGGTTGACCGCGAGGATCACCAACCCGGCAATCGCATCGCCCTTGACGAACTTCATCGCCCCGTCCATCGCGCCGAACATCTGGCTCTCGCGCTCCAGGCGGGAGCGCCGGCGGCGGGCTTCGGCCTGGTCGATATCGCCGTTGCGCAGGTCGTTGTCGATGCTCATCTGTTTGCCGGGCATCGCATCCAGGGTGAAGCGCGCCGCCACTTCCGCGACCCGCTCGGCGCCCTTGGTGATCACCACGAACTGCGCCACGGTGATGATCAGGAATACCACCATGCCCACCACCACCTGGCCGGCAATCACGAAGTCACCGAAGGCCTTGACGATATGGCCAGCGTCGCCGTGCAGCAGAATCAAGCGGGTGGTGGTGATCGAAAGCGACAGGCGAAACAGGGTGCTGAGCAGGATCAGCGGCGGCAGCGCGGAGAATTCCACCGAGTGGCCGATGTAGAACGCCACGATCAGGATCAGGATGCTCAGGGCGATGTTCAAGCCGATCAGCATGTCCACCAGGTAGGTAGGCAGCGGGATGATCATCATCACGATCGCCATCAGCATGAACGCGACGATGATCACGTCGGTACGCTGGGCGGCCATGCGCGCGATGCCGTTCAGGCGATTGAGCAGGTTCATGGCGCGGCTCTCCGTGCAGCGAGGTAGCGTTTGAAGCACTGGCGCGCTTCGTCCTTGCGTTCGCCGTACCACAGCGCCCGGGCACGCAGCAGCAACAGGCTGGCAGACTCACCCTCCAGCGCGACCAGCCGATCCAGGGCCGCGAGTGCGCGGGTGAAGTCGCCGCTGTCGGTGAACGCCAGCACCAGCGAGCGCAGCAGCAGGCCATCGTCGGGCGCGACACTCACGGCAATCAGCAACATCACCAGCGCGCGCTGGGACTGGCCGTTGCGCCGGTACAGCTCGCCAATGCCCTTGAGCAATTGCACCGCGTCGTCGTTGTCCCGGGGCATCAGGCCTGGACCTCCGAGCGTTGTTGTTCGAGGGTGCGGCGCATCTCGATTTCCTCGCTGATCAGGTCATGGGCCAGCGCCTTGATCTGCGGCTCGGCGTCGAGGTTCGGCAACAGGTGCTGCATCACGTGTTCCAGCAGTTCCAGGGAACGTGCGCTGCCGAACAGCAGCGAGTCGACGCCAGCGGCGCTGGTGAGTTCTTCCAGGTCACTGCGCAGGGAGCGGCGGGACTGGACCTTGCGGGTTTTCAGCAACGCTTCGAAAGCCGTGGCCTGACGCGAGTTGACCGGGCGGATCGCCTCGACCGGCGCGCTGCGCACGTCACTGGGAATCAACGGACGGGGTTCGACTTTCATCCCGGGGCCTTAGCTGAAAAAAGCAGCGTCATAGGGTGAAGGTGAAGCGTTCTTCGCCACGGGCGAGGATCACCTGGTTGTTCTCGATGCGCTCCAGTACCCAGTTGTCCGCCAGGGCCGCGCCGGGGTACAGGCGCTTGCCGCTGTCATTGATCACGTAGGGGTTGGCGCCGAACCACACGGCTTGAAAGCGCACCCGTGGCCGGGCTGCATCTGCACGCACGGCGACCCGCGGGTTGAGCACGATCTGCTGGCCGTAACGCTGGTCGAAGGCTTGTTGCAGGGCGACCCATTGAGGCTTTTGCGCGCGCTCAAAGGAGCCGACGGCGTTGAGTTGGCCATCGATGTCGTTGACCTTCACGGCGTCCAGGTGGGCGGCCTGCAATTGCCCTTCGAACCAGGCCTTGGCCTCGGCACGGGAAGGCTTGGCTGCGGTTGTTTCGGCAACCGGCATTACGGTTTGCGCTTGCGGTGGATCGTTGCGAAATGCCAGGGCGCCAGCGCACACAAAGAGCAACGCGGTGGCGATGATCCAGGGCGTTAACGTGCGTGTCGTCGCAGGCGTTTTTTCAGGGCTGCCCGGCAGCGCCAGGCTCACACCCGCCGTGCCGATACGCAGTTGCAGCGGCAGCCGCGCGCGATGGCCGCTGCCTTGGGGAATACGGATATCGCCGGCAGTGCCGGTGATCAGTACATCGCCGCCGAGGGCCTCGACGGCCACCTGGGCCCCTTCAAAACGCAGGCGCAGGTGCAACTCGGCAATCCCGGGATCGCTGAGCTGGAGGTCGGCCGCCAGGGCGGCGCCAAGGGTGTAGACCGGCTGGTCGAGCATCAGGGAACTGCCCTGGTGCAAACCGTGGGTCACAAGCAGGGTCGGCGCGCCGTTCGCGGCGGGCAGGCCCAGGGAAATCAAGGCTGTCATGGTTGGGTTTGCCCCCTTGAGAATCACAGGCCGCAACGACGCCTGTGCCGATCAACAACGGTGCAACGGGGTAAGGCAGGTATACGGGCAGCGCCGGCGCTGCCCGCATGGCGAATCAGTTCTGCGGACGCTGTTTGGTGGCGTCGAGCTCTGCTTTTTTCGCGGTGCTGATCTCGGTGATCTTGGCCGACTTCTCGATGGCCATGTTGAAAGTTGCTTCCATCTTCGCGATAGCGTCGTCGGCGCCGCCTGCACTTACTGGTGGAGTAGTAGCCATGTTCAATCTCCTTGCATCGATAGGGAAGTTAAGCCGCATGCAAACCGAAACAAACTCCCAGCGTCAGACAGTGAGTTGGCCATGCAGCCATCGGTTTGCATGGGAACCATACTACTCACGAACAAAACGCCTTCGCTGTGAAAGCTTGTGAAACGTTCATGGCAGGTGCTGTGAAAAATCCGGCTCAACGTGCCGTTGAGAAAATCTCATCGCCGCGCGGGCGTGGAACCTTTGTTAAAAAACCAATACACGACGAGACCCAATGTTTACGGGGGCACAACCTGGAAAACGAACCAACTCGAACAATTTACGAGCCCGTTACCCCTGGGTAAAAACGTTGATCACTCAACAATTCCAGAAAATAAATCCGACAACTTCACACTTTTAACTAATAGCCATTTGCCCAACTTTGCAGATATTTCCATTTGTAACAAAACCGACTTGATCATCGCGTTTGATAGCTCGGCGCGGGTTAACCCAATAACACTTCGCAACTTTCGCCCGCCCCAGTTAGTGCACTTGCACTAAATATCGACTGATATAAAACAACTTCCAGGTGATCTATGACTGCGATCCCGAATGGCCTTGACCCTGCCGACAACAAAGGCCCGGATGGCTCCCGGAGCACGTTCGAAAAAGCCCTGTTCA from Pseudomonas sp. NC02 encodes:
- a CDS encoding tetratricopeptide repeat protein, with the protein product MTKHFLLAGSLLLAACSNTAPSDSDRSLKLADDLNKRGDYASAAALYERAAQQPGASIDLWLKLGQARLDGNDAVGAERAFQQALGLQAHNADALLGLGTAQLRLGKSQRAVTALGQAAEASQSPVAYTRLGIAQVLNGQAVAAQTAFAKSLGLQPDDLDSRCNLALAYALGGQAQQALDTIAPVTQSPRALPRHQRNELLVLVLAGYEQRVASLPLDDIPAAERARLITEANRIKAISNPIAQARELGLVDTH
- a CDS encoding type III secretion protein; protein product: MALLCLSVLLGASIAHADEEPEWFAKPYAYVLVDQDVRAALEEFGHNLDIPLVLSDKVRGKARSTVRAATAGEFLQTLCSTNGLTWYFDGNLLYLNASDEITTRLFKANALNLDQLQAYLNNLDVFGQQLSMRNGPEGDEVFVSGPPPYLALVQQHVDHLQPKAAAPVVAREHGVRVFRGAQVSTETP
- a CDS encoding lipopolysaccharide assembly protein LapB codes for the protein MPRDNDDAVQLLKGIGELYRRNGQSQRALVMLLIAVSVAPDDGLLLRSLVLAFTDSGDFTRALAALDRLVALEGESASLLLLRARALWYGERKDEARQCFKRYLAARRAAP
- the sctV gene encoding type III secretion system export apparatus subunit SctV, with the protein product MNLLNRLNGIARMAAQRTDVIIVAFMLMAIVMMIIPLPTYLVDMLIGLNIALSILILIVAFYIGHSVEFSALPPLILLSTLFRLSLSITTTRLILLHGDAGHIVKAFGDFVIAGQVVVGMVVFLIITVAQFVVITKGAERVAEVAARFTLDAMPGKQMSIDNDLRNGDIDQAEARRRRSRLERESQMFGAMDGAMKFVKGDAIAGLVILAVNLLGGMLIGMIERDMAFGAAVHTYSLLTVGDGLIAQIPALLISVAAGTVVTRVNSDGEAGDLGSEILKQLGASYRALGLTALIMVGVSVIPGFPTWVFLGLSLVFGGAAFVMYRRHTRENQVEPEALVETLEPVVEVQAEQDYGVAPDTRVLLTLGSALALSAPRQLLSQRIEALCHDIRSDLGVDMPVPGIHMDAKATPGSYRVSLEGVPVSEGEMPINCLLLQDDPVHVQLLDIATLQADSPLNGRAAHWIERQHEDALRNAGIGFLLPDEVLRGVLERSLRRYAADFLGIQETRLLLERTEATYGELVKEALRLVPLQRVAETLRLLVGEGVSIRNQRALLEAMVEWGARETDAGRLAEHLRAGLARQISHQYADRNRVIGALVLAPGLEDQLRASLRRQEPSREVIPEEVNRALLAQLRQACDKTTEANSAVLLVHPELRRSLRRLVLRGELELAVLSFRELATEYNLQALVTISLTDISNRRAPAAASVTSLASAS
- the sctJ gene encoding type III secretion system inner membrane ring lipoprotein SctJ, with the translated sequence MPSPNRALRLLLIGVLASLLQACDMDLYTNLSERDANAMVAVLLRDGIPATRKVQDNGQLKVVVDEQRFAEAMTLLDNAGLPQQSFSNMGEVFKGNGLVSSPVQERAQMIYALSEELSHSVSQIDGIVSARVHVVLPDNDLLKRVISPSSASVLVRYDPGTDINTLIPQIKTLVANGISGLSYDGVSVTAIKAAVSISQNPAQPRLARFMGLWLLEDNLNQARLLFGGLLLLALGAGGVLARQQWARRQAQALYVLKEGE
- a CDS encoding FliH/SctL family protein, producing the protein MSELPSRPAARILRADEAALWTDGFAFVQAARAHAEQIKADSDQWLHTARAEGFESARREGAEQVAQLLLETQAQVQHYLAGLEASLADLALGIVREVLGELDDTDRVVRCTRQALSAFRQGQGLTLWVPPAEVNALRPQLLKDGIAVEADAQLGAGQARLSSPAGSVELGLEAQLQSLRRSLLPFAEEGVA
- a CDS encoding type II and III secretion system protein family protein — its product is MIRFCLLLLTLTSFFCSAQDIANGAQGSINLASGEGRILHFVAPVESVLVAEPGIADLQVVSPGVIYIFGKAPGNTSLIALGSDGKQLASLSLAVSSATQAVTAPMQELHPGNGAQISGAGNRLIAKGTVRSVGEATDLNALLNPQGQGFQSAVNTTEYAGAAQVNLRVRFAEVSRSELLHYGVNWNAMFSNGTFSFGLITGGPLAAATAGGLAAAGSGSGNTNIDGMLDALQANGILQILAEPNITAMTGQTASFLAGGEVAIPVPVNRDLVGIEYKSFGVSLLFNPTLLPNGRIALQVRPEVSSVVSGGTVDFGNFHVPSFSVRRADTRVEVGSGQTFAIAGLFQRESSQDIEKLPLLGDLPILGNLFRSKRFQRNETELVILITPYLVEPVRSRTLATPLDAQPATAAAAGPRSGGAFGFYMN
- a CDS encoding FHA domain-containing protein, encoding MTALISLGLPAANGAPTLLVTHGLHQGSSLMLDQPVYTLGAALAADLQLSDPGIAELHLRLRFEGAQVAVEALGGDVLITGTAGDIRIPQGSGHRARLPLQLRIGTAGVSLALPGSPEKTPATTRTLTPWIIATALLFVCAGALAFRNDPPQAQTVMPVAETTAAKPSRAEAKAWFEGQLQAAHLDAVKVNDIDGQLNAVGSFERAQKPQWVALQQAFDQRYGQQIVLNPRVAVRADAARPRVRFQAVWFGANPYVINDSGKRLYPGAALADNWVLERIENNQVILARGEERFTFTL